A single Lynx canadensis isolate LIC74 chromosome D2, mLynCan4.pri.v2, whole genome shotgun sequence DNA region contains:
- the OPN4 gene encoding melanopsin isoform X1: protein MNPPSGPRTQEPSCVATPASPSRWDGYWSSTSSLDQPLPISPTAARAQAAAWIPFPTVDVPDHAHYTLGTVILLVGLTGILGNLMVIYTFCRSRGLRTPANMFIINLAVSDFFMSFTQAPVFFASSLHKRWLFGEAGCEFYAFCGALFGITSMITLMAIALDRYLVITHPLATIGVVSKRRAALVLLGVWLYALAWSLPPFFGWSAYVPEGLLTSCSWDYMSFTPSVRAYTMLLFCFVFFLPLLVIVYCYIFIFRAIRETGQALQTFRACEGGSRSPRQRQRLQREWKMAKIELLVILLFVLSWAPYSIVALMAFAGYAHVLTPYMNSVPAVIAKASAIHNPIIYAITHPKYRMAIAQHLPCLGVLLGVSGQRTGPYASYRSTHRSTLSSQASDLSWISGRRRQASLGSESEVGWMDTEAAAVWGAAQQVSGRFPCSQGLEDMEAKAPVRPQGREAETPGQAMTMAMAPWDTPANCELPLHPGWAFH from the exons ATGAACCCTCCTTCAGGGCCCAGAACCCAGGAGCCCAGCTGTGTGGCCACCCCAGCTTCACCCAGCAGGTGGGACGGCTACTGGAGCAGCACTTCCAGCCTGGACCAACCTCTACCCATCAGTCCCACG GCAGCCAGGGCTCAGGCTGCTGCCTGGATCCCTTTCCCCACAGTTGATGTTCCGGACCATGCCCACTACACCCTGGGCACAGTGATCCTGCTGGTGGGGCTCACGGGGATTCTGGGCAATCTGATGGTCATCTATACCTTCTGCAG GAGCAGAGGACTCAGGACACCTGCCAACATGTTCATTATCAACCTCGCGGTCAGTGACTTTTTCATGTCCTTCACCCAGGCCCCTGTCTTCTTCGCCAGCAGCCTCCATAAGCGGTGGCTCTTCGGGGAGGCAG GCTGCGAGTTCTATGCCTTCTGTGGGGCTCTCTTTGGCATCACCTCCATGATCACCCTGATGGCCATTGCTCTGGACCGCTACCTGGTGATCACGCACCCACTGGCCACCATCGGGGTGGTGTCCAAGAGGCGGGCGGCGCTTGTCCTGCTGGGCGTCTGGCTCTATGCCCTAGCCTGGAGTCTGCCACCCTTCTTTGGCTGGA GCGCCTACGTACCAGAGGGGCTGCTGACCTCCTGCTCCTGGGACTACATGAGCTTCACGCCATCAGTTCGAGCCTACACCATGCTGCTCTTCTGCTTTGTGTTCTTCTTGCCCCTGCTGGTCATCGTCTACTGCTACATCTTCATCTTCAGGGCCATCCGAGAGACAGGCCA GGCTCTCCAGACCTTCAGGGCCTGCGAGGGCGGCAGTAGGTCCCCCCGGCAACGGCAGCGGCTGCAGAGAGAGTGGAAAATGGCCAAGATCGAGCTGCTGGTCATCCTTCTCTTCGTGCTCTCCTGGGCCCCCTACTCCATTGTGGCCCTGATGGCCTTTGCTGG GTACGCGCACGTGCTGACACCCTACATGAACTCGGTGCCAGCTGTCATCGCCAAGGCCTCTGCCATCCACAACCCCATCATTTATGCCATCACCCACCCCAAGTACAG AATGGCCATTGCCCAGCACCTGCCCTGCCTGGGGGTGCTGCTGGGCGTGTCGGGCCAGCGCACTGGCCCCTACGCCAGCTACCGCTCTACCCACCGCTCCACACTGAGCAGCCAGGCCTCGGACCTCAGCTGGATCTCTGGACGGAGACGCCAGGCATCCCTAGGCTCAGAGAGTGAGGTG GGCTGGATGGACACGGAGGCGGCAGCTGTGTGGGGGGCTGCGCAGCAAGTGAGTGGACGGTTCCCCTGCAGTCAGGGCCTGGAGGACATGGAAGCCAAGGCCCCTGTCAGGCCCCAGGGACGGGAAGCAGAGACGCCTGGGCAG GCGATGACAATGGCGATGGCTCCGTGGGACACGCCAGCTAATTGCGAGCTGCCGCTGCACCCGGGCTGGGCATTTCACTGA
- the OPN4 gene encoding melanopsin isoform X2 codes for MNPPSGPRTQEPSCVATPASPSRWDGYWSSTSSLDQPLPISPTAARAQAAAWIPFPTVDVPDHAHYTLGTVILLVGLTGILGNLMVIYTFCRSRGLRTPANMFIINLAVSDFFMSFTQAPVFFASSLHKRWLFGEAGCEFYAFCGALFGITSMITLMAIALDRYLVITHPLATIGVVSKRRAALVLLGVWLYALAWSLPPFFGWSAYVPEGLLTSCSWDYMSFTPSVRAYTMLLFCFVFFLPLLVIVYCYIFIFRAIRETGQALQTFRACEGGSRSPRQRQRLQREWKMAKIELLVILLFVLSWAPYSIVALMAFAGYAHVLTPYMNSVPAVIAKASAIHNPIIYAITHPKYRMAIAQHLPCLGVLLGVSGQRTGPYASYRSTHRSTLSSQASDLSWISGRRRQASLGSESEVGWMDTEAAAVWGAAQQVSGRFPCSQGLEDMEAKAPVRPQGREAETPGQTKGLLPSQDPRM; via the exons ATGAACCCTCCTTCAGGGCCCAGAACCCAGGAGCCCAGCTGTGTGGCCACCCCAGCTTCACCCAGCAGGTGGGACGGCTACTGGAGCAGCACTTCCAGCCTGGACCAACCTCTACCCATCAGTCCCACG GCAGCCAGGGCTCAGGCTGCTGCCTGGATCCCTTTCCCCACAGTTGATGTTCCGGACCATGCCCACTACACCCTGGGCACAGTGATCCTGCTGGTGGGGCTCACGGGGATTCTGGGCAATCTGATGGTCATCTATACCTTCTGCAG GAGCAGAGGACTCAGGACACCTGCCAACATGTTCATTATCAACCTCGCGGTCAGTGACTTTTTCATGTCCTTCACCCAGGCCCCTGTCTTCTTCGCCAGCAGCCTCCATAAGCGGTGGCTCTTCGGGGAGGCAG GCTGCGAGTTCTATGCCTTCTGTGGGGCTCTCTTTGGCATCACCTCCATGATCACCCTGATGGCCATTGCTCTGGACCGCTACCTGGTGATCACGCACCCACTGGCCACCATCGGGGTGGTGTCCAAGAGGCGGGCGGCGCTTGTCCTGCTGGGCGTCTGGCTCTATGCCCTAGCCTGGAGTCTGCCACCCTTCTTTGGCTGGA GCGCCTACGTACCAGAGGGGCTGCTGACCTCCTGCTCCTGGGACTACATGAGCTTCACGCCATCAGTTCGAGCCTACACCATGCTGCTCTTCTGCTTTGTGTTCTTCTTGCCCCTGCTGGTCATCGTCTACTGCTACATCTTCATCTTCAGGGCCATCCGAGAGACAGGCCA GGCTCTCCAGACCTTCAGGGCCTGCGAGGGCGGCAGTAGGTCCCCCCGGCAACGGCAGCGGCTGCAGAGAGAGTGGAAAATGGCCAAGATCGAGCTGCTGGTCATCCTTCTCTTCGTGCTCTCCTGGGCCCCCTACTCCATTGTGGCCCTGATGGCCTTTGCTGG GTACGCGCACGTGCTGACACCCTACATGAACTCGGTGCCAGCTGTCATCGCCAAGGCCTCTGCCATCCACAACCCCATCATTTATGCCATCACCCACCCCAAGTACAG AATGGCCATTGCCCAGCACCTGCCCTGCCTGGGGGTGCTGCTGGGCGTGTCGGGCCAGCGCACTGGCCCCTACGCCAGCTACCGCTCTACCCACCGCTCCACACTGAGCAGCCAGGCCTCGGACCTCAGCTGGATCTCTGGACGGAGACGCCAGGCATCCCTAGGCTCAGAGAGTGAGGTG GGCTGGATGGACACGGAGGCGGCAGCTGTGTGGGGGGCTGCGCAGCAAGTGAGTGGACGGTTCCCCTGCAGTCAGGGCCTGGAGGACATGGAAGCCAAGGCCCCTGTCAGGCCCCAGGGACGGGAAGCAGAGACGCCTGGGCAG ACCAAAGGGCTGCTCCCCAGCCAGGACCCCAGGATGTAG